cccttATTCTTCCCTTAACCCTTaactcattcttattcttctgattatttcagtctcacgtcattgcactaaccctttaaaactaacatgccgaggatgacgacgtcgtgtttgacgaagataggtcctcctatcgaaatgttggccagccttcataaggcactttatccctgtttataacctttataccagaGTTAATTAGAAATCGTTAAGATCAGGAAgcagagactcctcctataactagcgatgaggtgagaTGGGCCTTGCCacacatgaaacggggaagagcggccgGATAAGATGGAATAACAATCGATTTATTGAAAGATAGATGAGACATAATTTTTGGAAAACCGGCGACTCTATACGATATGTCTATCGacggcaagggtcccagaaaactggaagaatgcaaacattatacttaACTAGAAAAGGGAGACGCTAAAGAATTGataaattataggcccattagatTAGTCCcgttattatataaaatattcaccaatattatctccaatagaataaggacaacactggactttcgATTCAACTAtgtcaaccaatggaacaggcaggcttcaggaagggatactctgcaatggatcccttccttgtcatcaatcaggtaatcgagaaatccgcagagtacaatcagcctctataagtggctttcatagattacgaaaaggcatttcattgagtaacgataccagcagtcataaaggcattacatGATCAAAGAgtgcagaccgcttacgtaaatatcatGGAATATTTCTAGATTCCGCAGCtgccttaattctgcacaagaaaagtaggaagataatTATGAAGAAAGGgttagacaaggagacacaatctctccaacgctaatcactgcctgcttggaagaagtattcaagctaacaaactggggaggcttaggagtaaatatcgatggcgaatatctcagcaaccttcggtttgccaatgacattgttctattcagtaacAATGCAGAAGAGTTATAAaaatgattgacgaccttaaCGGAGAGAGTGTGCGAGTGGGAGTGAAGATtaaatgcagaagacaaagataataataaatagccgggcaaaggaagaAGAGTTAaagatcgccagtcggcctctagagtctgtgaaggtgtacgtttaccttggtcaataaacacagggaaccctgatcaagagaacgaaatttacagaataaaaatgggttagatgcatacggcagacattgtcagctcctgactggaagcttacaattATCATTGAAAACGAAGGTGTATAATCAGCGCGTATTACCGGTGCTGACTtatagggcagagacttggagactcaCAAACAAACttgaggacaagttaaggactgctgaaagagtgatggaacgaagaatgctaggcacacCTTTAGGAGACAGAAACAGAGCGGTTTAGATCAGGGAGCAAAttggtatagccgatattctaattgacattaggagaaaaaattgCGTCGGACAAGTTGTGTAATGCACAGGCTAGATtaccgttggaccattatggttacagaatgggcaccaaaagatgggaagcgcagcaggggaaGATAGAAGACAAGGTGATACGATGAAAGTAgcaaattcgcgggtgctagttggaattgttTGGCGCAGGACCGCTGCAAATGGCGACCGCAAGGacaggccttcatcctgcagtggacataagatgatgatgatgatgatgatgatgatgatgaactggaAGACTCATCCAGTCACATTTGATGTCGGAGTAGCTTCGCAGTTACAATAACGCTTGAAATCAAAGCGTACACGTCGCCCTAAGGATTCGTAGTGTACTTGCGAACTGTCCCTCATTGTGAAGACAAGAAACTCTAAGTAGAAAGGCAGTATTGCCTTTCAGCCGGTAACCGAAGTCCACCGTTACGCCGTTATTTCTCGCGACCACCGCGTAGGCCACATGCTTGCGTTGGGCAGCATGTGGGCTAAACTAAGTCGGTTCTAGTAACGTTGGTGGAACCGATGTTGTCAGTTACGTATGCTCAAGCACGTAAAATAGTCAATACATATAGCTTTCCACACCACTGGCTGCTTCCGGGGTTGTTTGTTCTTTTTCGCCTTCTTTTTCGCCATGAGAATATAATTTTAAAAGGTATATGTGTTTTAAGGTACAAAAACCTCATACTTATTTATGAGGGACGTCATACAGGAAAAATGAGCTCTGTAGTTTCACTTCTAAAAGCtatcatctgattatgaggcatgtcattTTGGAAGACTCTGGGTGAATGTGGACCGCCTAGGGTTCGGTACCATCCATTTATATCTGAATACACGAGCGCTTTCGCATTCTgaccccatctaaatgcagcctcCGCGGCTGGGATCCCACCATCGACATTGTGCTCAGCAGAAGAACCTGATAGCCACACAGTAACAACGGCAGTCCGTCGAGTAAAGAAATGAACAGAACGTGTACTGACACATTTATTCCTTAAGGCTTCACAGAAGTTTCCACTTATAGCTGGAAACAGTCGTAAACGTTCTTAGATTATTAGCATTTCATTCAATCATGTCGCTTGACCACTTGTGTGCACCGATACTCATGCACTATAAACCACTTTACACACATTTTAGGATGCAAATTGGCCTATAACATACGCTCTTACGCCATCAAAGGTGTAAAGGCCCCGTATTCTCGGCAGAAAACACTCTTAAAGGTGTCAATCGATTTACAGTGTACCAATCATCGTTGTTCCAGAAGTGCTTCCTGCCTCTCTATTCATGGCTTCTATTTTCGTATCGCACAACCTTGTGTCGCTCGAGCAATCCGAAGCGCCATGCTGGGAATAATGTGTCAGCTCTTCTTATTCGGGCCGCGACGTGGTTTAGACGGCCAACTCAGAAACACAGAAGTCGGTACAGGCACGGCGCGTCTCGAAGTTGTTTCCGTTGCTCTTGCAGCCTCCGTAGATGAATGGGTGGCAGGAATTGGTCTTGGGTTCGTAGTAGAAGCGTGGGAAGTATGCCATACAAGGGCCAGGGTAAGCTGGTCTCCTGCACACGTCTGCAACTGATACTGTAAATAGAAAAAACATAAACAGAAATTATCGAAGTGACCGCATCCTGTACCACACAGTGGTTCTGTTCGATAACGCCGCTACGGCCTTTCATTTAAAATGCGAATAGTATGTCATTCAATATTCACTCTGCTCCTTAAGGAATTTCCACTTCAACTTTTCTGTTTtctgtgtttatttttttgcaagctCGCGTTTTTTATCACATGGGCAAATTTTGAGTCTTTTGAACAGGAGTCAAATATACTAGCTCGTTTTTTGCTAATTAAGTTGCTAGATTGCTTTTCCCTCATACACCCATATGTTTTCAACTGTAGTTCGTTTGCCAAAAAGTACACGATTTCT
The sequence above is a segment of the Dermacentor variabilis isolate Ectoservices chromosome 7, ASM5094787v1, whole genome shotgun sequence genome. Coding sequences within it:
- the LOC142587482 gene encoding kunitz-type serine protease inhibitor 6-like yields the protein MWWYNAKTGRCEEFVYGGCGGNGNRYETRRDCEETCSAKKLAYRKAGSEAAQAEGIKNTASVSVADVCRRPAYPGPCMAYFPRFYYEPKTNSCHPFIYGGCKSNGNNFETRRACTDFCVSELAV